The stretch of DNA GTATTTACAGCGCGTCGATACAGTGAGTTGATCGAGAAAAAACGGAAGTTCGAAAGGAACCTCTTCATTATTCTGCGCGTTTAGTACCTTTTTGACATTTTTGTCTGTTCGTTTATGACATTTCGTAAATCCGAAGGATCTTTTACGAGGAAGTTGGGAAAATTCTTAGGTTTAAACGTGTTATCGTTCGCAGCGTTTAATTAATTTAGCGATTGAATGAAAAGATTCAAGCGAATGCGCCTGAATTAAAATTCTGACGAGGAAAGTATGTAGTAAGAGTACATCGCATGCAATAACATTCCAAATGTACATGATACATTATTCATGTATTCTATCATGTATTCGGAAAATTATTATGCGCCTAGTGCTTCAATTATACATAAAATTTGAGCCAAATCGACGGCTCAAAATATGCGAGTTTAGATGAATCGTTCAATAAACGAGATCTTTtaaacacatacatatatacaatgcATCAATTCAGaatcaatgaaatttcaatcatATTGTCCGATAGCTTAGCTTAACGTGTTTTAAGAGTAAAAACAATCTTTTTCCGAATGTGAAACACTGGTTTTGTAAACCTACGAACGTAGCTACATGCGTAAGTGATTTGGGACGCGCTCGTATCATACAAAAGCTTACAATAATTCGATAGCGTAACTTctgtgtacatatatgtatacgtgtgtCAGAGGTTGGATGCGAGATGACGGCAGTCGTATCATTGGCGCCGTGAAAGTATCAGTGTACGAAAGATTGTTCTTTCTCTGCATCTTGCTGTATAATAGTCGCTCCATTTTCTCGCCTTTGAACAACTCGACGTGTTGATGGTTATTCAACTTATTCTTTTATTcacaaatttatttctttttttaacgaGACAAATTTTGTCACCAGCATTCAAGTAgcggaagaaatttaaaagaaacaagCATCATCTGACACAACAGCAAAACGAATAACGTAAATCGATTTCGTAACACGTCGAATCTCCGTGAGGCGAGCACACTATAATTCCCAGCTATTCGCACAACCAAGTAAGTATACAATTTTCTtatagaaaaataaatctctTTGTGAGAATGGTAGCGCATGTCTTTGGATCGAGAAGCACCCGATTCGCGTCGCGATCTGCAGTTGGATCGGAGACGCAAACCGATATCGACGCGCCACGTATACCGTGTGTACATGCGTGTGTCGTGTGGTCGGCTAAGAAACTAATAATCGATCTAGAAATAGCGTTTTTGCCtttatatttattgtttaaGGCCGTGGAAATAGGGAAATTGGTAAAAGATACAGTTTGCCGTTACTTCGTTTTATTCTCGCGGAAACAACGCTGGAGAATGAATCGCCATGTAATAGTAAATCGCACGCcgattgaatgaaaatttataaGCGTTTCAATGTTTGTCTAAACGATATTCAAACGGTCAATGAGTCGAGAGTCCGCTTAAAATTACGATGTTGTAATTCGTCCATTCTTTTGTTCCTTTTGACTTTTATTCTACACGATGAAGTTTCAAAATGATTCCATTTGAGATCATCGAGGTTAACGTAAATGCACTGGAATGAATACGCTTCGAAGCAGCCATTTGAAATTAACCCTTTACCGACTAGGACAAACTCTTATTTTGCAATCAGATATCATCgatcaattaaaataaaaaaaaaaaaaaaaggaagcgtAGAGATATTCTTCATTCATCACAAATCAATCTCACAAAGGGTGAACTTCTCGTCGAATCTTCATATCATTCTCTACTTAAGATAGAACAAAAAGACAATCTGTTTCTCCGCTATGAAACATGAATTCAATTCCATGTTCTCCGTAATCTCTTCTTAAACATCTCTCCAAACAGTCTCATTAAATCTAGTGAGTATATCAGACTGATATATCACTCTTCTAATTCAGATAGTTCTTCATCTTCTCGCCTCGTCAAGAAGgtcctttcttttctctcaaaGCAACGAACCCTGTGTCAATCATCATCGGGTACGTTTGAGCAATCTCGATCTTGTATCGATCAGATTGCTCTCCCTGATTAAATCGACCTTCCTTCTTCTGATCAAATACTGCACTCGTTCGGCCCTTCGTGAATGACGACGGCACCGCGGTCTTCACGAAACACTGGTCGTCCTTTGGAGCTAGTGATTGTGATTGTATAGATGCCACCTTTGTGTCTCGGCACTGGAGTCGCACTTCTCCGCCGTGATGCCTCTTTGTGCATGGTATCTCGAATCAACGCACACTGGGATCCTCGAATGACGGATCAAGCCACCCTCCAGGTGCCTCCATTTCTGATTCTCGCTACCGTCGCAGATTTGCATTAATAGCGTCGTGCCTTTCGCGTACACTGGCAAAGTTAGACAGAGATCGTGGTGCTTGATGAGACCGTCCTTCGTCAGACCCCATTCCTGTAAGAAATTGTTTAGGTGAGGTTAAACAGAGTATATTTAGAGGCTTATCAGTTTAAGGAGTGGATTTGTAGAAAAATTTAAGAGGAATTTTTAAAGATTTTTTTTTAGCGCAAATTAGAAAGTGGAAGTGATTCTCTGCTAATCACCTAGGGAAAAATAGGTTTCAAATTTTAGTAATTTACTTTcaaaaatttactttaacttgAAGAAGGTAAAAGAACTACCGAGAAAGTATTTCTAGTAGCATTAAAATCTATTTAATATTCTTCAACATAAGATTTGAATTTTCACTGCGTCACATGAAAGATCCTAGTAATTCGATAGTATTGATCGATGTTTTCGCAAATTCAGCACTCGTACATTAAAACAAAGGATCTCGAAAGATTGAAAAATAATCTTCAAAAGagtattttcttttcctttggaAGCTTCTATGGAAGAACCGCGAAGCAGTCCGGTCGACCCGTTAATCTACCGGCACAGAACGGAATCCTCACCGCGATAATTGAAACGTAAAATTGAATACTCGGATTAATATTAACAGCGTGACGAAGAGTTATTTCTACGAGAGTATGCCTGGTCCAGTTTACTCAGGACACAGCGGAGAGCGATGAATAACGAGGGCAGGCGTACTTACTTGGTTACCGCCGGTGTCATGACACGGGTAAAGACCCACATTCCCATCGAGAAGGTGGCCCATACTGTCCAGACACGCTGTACCCTGCTTCAACGATCCACCAGGACCACCCTCGCTCGTTGGTATAACTAGCTCGGGATACACGTTTTTCAGATACCAGCTGAAGGGCTTGCAATGCAATTTCCGTTTCAGCTCCATCCTGTCTTGAATACTGAAACAAGGGAAACGACACCAGGGCCGTTTTATTAATACGGCTCACGTGCGCTGAcgcgttttaatgaaatcgacTATCGGGTATTTCGGCTCGTAAATCGAGCTTCCTCCTTTCTCTGTGTGCCGCACGCGAGACGGCACAGAAATTAGCTCGTGATAAACGATCCAAACCAGGAGGAAAGAAACTTGCTTCTCGCGAAACTTTGCCCAATGAATAGATTGTGTACAGAGTGTGTCGTGCGATTGTTGCGAGGGTATCGATGTTGTTCTTGGTAGCGGGAATTGCAGTTGCGGCCGAGTAATTTATGTTCCTTCCCAGAGGAGGAACGTACTTTCGTTGTCTTGTTTTTTCTCCGACCCGCCGATATTTGGAAGCTTAACACGTTCTCCGTTTCGTGGATCCGTGTGTAAATCACCTGGGCTCGGTTATTCGACTCCTTCGCTTATGATATTGCGCTATATTTCTGGTTAAGTTAGACAGAGGCAAATTAATcttgcaatatatttttatcttcATTCTTTCCTCGATCTTAATTTGCAAATAGAAATTACTTCATACAAAATATTTCCCTCTATCGTAATTATCTCATCTCTCGTATAATCGTAACAAAATATCTATAATTTACCGTTGCATATATCCTAAACAAGacttaaaatatttgtttactGTTATTTCATAACGAATAACAAACGTTGGAGAATTACATTCAAACAAGATTAACGATATTAAAGTAACGGATGACTATAAATTACAACGCAAATGTAAAGAAACGCTATGGGTTTTAGCGTGGCCATTAAGAAACATAGGCATGTCAGTAGTTGGATATGAAAAATATACCATTAAAAAGTAGCCAATTTAATAAAGTCACTCATGCGTTGCTAGTAATACaattacaaaaaagaaaaaagggaactggtagttctagcgttaatttCCTCGAATTCTATACAGCAGTTCTGCGTTTCTCCGTCTCGTAAACACGAAATAATCGAGATAGAGCAAGCGTACTTACTTTCCGTAAGGGATGTTGCGTGCCAGAGGCACCGCGTTGTAGTAGAACTGTTTGTAATCGTCCATCCACACTTCAGCAGCTCGTCTGGTGTTCCGGGCGAAAACGTTTCCACTGCCCCCGGGGAACGAGTACGGATGACGTTTTCGAAACACGTGGCCGACGCGCGAGCACGGAATAATCTCCAAGCTGCCGCCGCATTGCCACACTCGGAACGATATCTCTGAAAGCGGCGTGGTCGAGAACTCGAATCACGTTCGGTAAATTTCTGCGGACGACAGACAGATCGAGTATTCTCACCGAGATTCTCGCCGCCCCACACGTCCATCTGAGTGTCGTACTTGCCCAGTTTCTCGAAGTACGCCTTGTTGATTACGAACAAACCACCGGCAATCATAGGCGTCCTAATCGCCTGCGTAGGGTCCTTTTGTCTCGCTTGCCTTTCGGTTTGACTCAGATATTCCCATTTGAAGACTAGACTCCAATCGAAGCCGCCTCTTAGATCAGCCGATGCTCCTGAAAAAATagattaattattattagttaATGATCAATAAATATGATTTCAATTTTCGAAGTGGCAAGATTTTTTCTaatactagaactaccgatagttaacacgaagttATTTGTTACCaaaaaccagtcaaaatgattggtctttaaaaaatacgtaataatagaatatttttatatttattgatttattactttcttacagaaagaattccatgttatgtagtacatttttgatattattgATCCATCTTGGAttatgatccctaaacgagacttgacaaatttataaaatcgtaGAACCAGTCGTTTTGACTGGTGTGATATTTCTAGtattagcatctagcgatctaacAATCGATCCAGAATTTTCCTGAtatctgatatcatcatattgaatgatacgcagtgaaaattttaaaaacgtgtgggaagttgtacaaaacgaggaaactggttaattagagttcgataaacagattgcaggacccttttacactttgactgGTACCAGCCATTTTGACTGgtgttggtataagtagccttgatacaaaattatttttagtttaaatacataaaaaacaaaataaaattcattatattattcttttagttattgttgcgaaagtcattacatcattgtcgaaaaagatataacatgaagtaggaattttaaaataaaattgtaaaactggtcaatttgactggtgtggtagttctagtgttaaacgaGTGAAATATGTTTAGGAATAGAGGTACTTTAGCTTACTGTAAAGTGGTGTTTGTGGAGAAATATTTAAGAATCAGTTGATACCAAATTAGTCCAGAACAGAGAATTAAGAGAAAATTTGATAGTAATATGTTCAATTTTTGAATTATTGTTATATGAATTCAATTCAAATCACTttaattattctttgaatttctCGACCAGTTCTATTTGAAAATTCACAAAGAAAAGGGTTAAACGAAGTTGAGAGGCTATAATAATACCAATATATTGGAAGGTGTCCATGCTTATGACGTCAATGACAGGGCAGACGACCCTCGTAGGATCCTCAGCCACCCTTTCTAAAAGGGGCTCCAGCCAGTCGGCGTTGCATTCACAATGCGAGTCGAGGAACGTTAACACGCTGGCGGTGGCTGCATCCGCGCCTCGCACCCTCGATCTCATCAAGCCCTCCCTCTTTTCGTTGCGTATCACTCGCACTTTGTGTATCCTCGATAGCTCTTCACCATCCTCCGCTGCAAAAGAAGTAAATGAATTGTTACAGTGTTGTTCGATGCACTCTTCGGGAAAATAGTCAAGTTATAAGACATGATATCTAAAGAAACAGTATTTTTGTATCGTTAAAAAGCGTCAGAAAAttcaaacgaaagaaaaatagcctaatattttaatattagacAGTATAATTTACATTTCATAAGAAACAACAATTATGAAAAGGATTAGAATTGCTTACGATGATCGCTGAAGTCATCCACCAATATAATCTCCTTTATCAAGTGCTCTGGACTTCTGTTCAGTACGCTGAAATCAAAAATAAATGTTCACGATATTCTACGAAAGACTAGCCATGCGATAGTAGCAAATGAAATTTCCGCGTAGAAATTAAACTGTTCTAATTCCATCTAGGGGAATAATCCAGCCTCAAGATGTAGCCTGAATGCGGCAACGAATCCTCTTTTAAATAAGTTTCCCTAAATAAGTTTCTTCATAGTCTCGCTCGTCCTCTTCTCGCGAAGAAATTCTCTTCAACGAGagggaaaaatatttctttcgcgGCGAAAGTAATCCCGTTTCAGTCGCGTGACATTATACCGTGGAAAAATGTTTCAATTAAATTGGCAATTCAGTTATGTTTTAGTTAAGTCTGCGAGGCAACTCTATGGTTCGGGCGATCGCGCCGcgagaaaatgaaagaaacgattCCTTGAATTATTTTAAAACACCGGTGATGATTCCGGAATAACGTAATGATGTATGCGCCTTACTGAATATCGCGAACATAGATCAATCATTTTGACCCACTCGttattaacgagaaaaatgATTAGTTTCACGAACAAGTATAATTATCCGCAAGTTCTCAACTTTAAAAGAACTTTAAAGATAGTCAAGTATTTTTGTCATGTTTTGTCTACAATAATACAATAGTAACTAGATTATTCTTTATTGATAGTTGTCGCGTAAAAAGAATATGTATGCGGATATTTTGGTGTTCTATCGCGTTGACGAaccattatttatttaaaaagatgcAACAATACTATGCGCGAAGATGTGTAATCGTTTATTGTTTCGACTTGCAAATGTATCTTAAATAAATTCTTGCGTAAATAAGCAAATAGTATTGAATAAACTAGCTAGTATTGTTGGTAATTAATTTATCTCGATGTGTTCTTCGTATTTCGACGTAAAACGAAAAAATTGCCGCAATCGAGTCAAATGTAAGGAGGATCAAATTTTTTTACATCGACTCTTCGAATTTCACGCGTGATTTATCATACCACGAGGTAATGGGTGTGGGATGATGGAACGACGATTAGGAAATTCCATCGGACCTCGGCCTCTGGACCCGAGTTGAAAGTTTTCTCGCGTTTTCCGTGAAACTCGATCGCGTTGCACGCTCTACGCGTGGGAATTTAGCCGAACGCTATCAACCAGGAAATATTAATCTCGTTTCGTTTCATCCACGCATTCCTCGCTGTTGACGGTTTTCCATTTTTCAACGAAATCGATCATTATctgatatctttttttttttattatcttctatttttatttttttaacgcATCGTTTTAACATTACAAAGCgcgtaaaaatattataagatCAAAAGTACCTGACGACAGTCCTGAGCAGCGTCGACCGCGCCTCATTGTGAAAAGTAATTATTACGGAGGTTGGAGGCAGGTCTCTTCTCCATTGTTTCATTCGACACCTGTAAACAGAAATGGAATTGCTCTTTAGGTTAGTAAATAAGCCAGAAATGCGAATAAATAAATCCAGAATATATTTAGATGTAAACAAACCAGAAATCTAAATAAACAAACTACATGTAAATAAACAGAAGAGCCTCGTTATCGGTGGTAAGCATGACCTAAATGAAACGTCGTTCGAAAATTACACGATTCGTGGACGTgttaaaaggaatgaaaagCACGGTGACTTAATTAGCTAGAGTAACTTAGAACCCAGACTCGTCTAATGAGCTTCACAATGAGACACTGGGCGCGATATAATTGGGTCATCAACCTGCCACGAATAGGATCGATAGAAACTTCATTGCGGTTCTTCCTGACGTTATCTGTCGTAACGTCCGTTAATATGCTCGTCAGTTTATCCTAATAGGATCCGCAGTTTCATTCCGCGCGAGTGGATGTAGTGAAGTACTACTTCGTTTATGGTTAAATGTATCCTGAATTATTAGCGATTTATTTTCGAATAGTCATTTTCCTACTTATTATATTGATTATTCGAAATGTACCATTTACTTTGGTAATATTCTTCGTagatattttatcattttttaaatttcacttTTCAACTTTATCTATACTAACTTTTTCTTTATGACTTTATTCGATGGAAATTCTTTCCTTTTAGAGCAGAAGTTGTGTTAATGTAATACCACTTGCAattcctctttttcctttttttaggCGATTTACGTTATTGAATTCCGCTTTTTAATACTGTATAAGGGAAGTCCAAGAATGGTTTAATATCTttcaaagaaattgaaaaatttgtagCACTCGGTACAAtaaatcattttctttttaataaactGTCTTCATCTTTAAATTCctttgaaatgaaaattatgtaGGTCACTTTATTGACGTTTTCCAATAATGCCACATTCACGCAACATGCACACGTTACTTCCCTCTTTGGTCCTCAATATCTTAACTCCTCCTCTTTATGTTTCTATTCCTGTGAAAGAATTCCTTGGTAAGAGATAAATTCTCAGTGCAGTTTATCTTCTCGAGTCGAAAACGAAAGGACGGCCACGAATTTCGTAGAATTTCCGCGTTCCCTGCGGCTTGAAAAAGCGAAGTCTCGAAGGGTGGTGGAAAGTAAATAGAAGGGATGGCAAGAAAAAGGAGGAGGATCATTTTGGCGCGGCACGCCAACACGAGGGAGGTACATAAATGCGACTAGACGGCCAGAACGATTCCAATATGTCAGTCCCACTTTCCCGAGATAAACTCGAGGAACGTGTACGGAATGCGCCTACGTGTACCGTTGCGCTTTCAACCGTCTCGTGATCCCACCTCTTTACTACGCCACCTCCTTCAAGGTCCGATCATCGTGCACCAAGCGAAATTGTAAAAGTTCACTGATGAGGTCGTGGGAATTATTACCGACTTGAGGATGCAGCCGCTCGGAAAATTCACCATTTTCTCTCATTCTACCTGTTTCCTTTCGTTCCCGGGTGACATTAGTAAGCAAGCTCCTCACGTTTCTCTGTTCGTCTCAACTCGATGACGCTCTATCGACGGAAATGACCGAATTAAAGCCGCGTCGAGACGACGTTAAATTAATAACGTTAGGAACAAAGGAGCGAATAGGCGTGGTGTGAGAGGGGGAAAAATTACTTTGAAACGCAATAAAACGTGGCAGACGCGCTATAAGAAAATGGACGAGGTGCTTTATGCACTGGGTAAGACTTGGGGACTGGCTCCTTTGTCGAGAGAAAAGCGGTTCGTATCGCCGCAATAAATTGAGATGGCAGGATTAACTTCTTGGTAATGAGAAACGCGTATTTTTCGTTTAAATCTGTTGGAAGATATTGGGTATACTTTCTGAATAGAAAATTGAGATTAAGTATGTAAACTTGGCGTGCATTTGGTATCTACAGAATGAACATTTTTTCGATTGAACAGTGAATAAGCGGACACAACAGGAAACTTTTAGAACAGGAGTACTTTAGAATTAAAATCGAAGACTAGACATTCGCTTGATGCTTCTTGCCATCGCCTTCTTTATAGGCAACGGACGATCGTCCGGAAAGCCGGCGCCATATCGCTATACTGTGATCGTTTGTAATGCTAACCGAACCCAGTGCAATTTCATCCAGCTACTCTTATGGAAGATTTACAATTCTGAATATCTTTTATCGACTGACGAAGCTCAATATGACTTGGATCTTGTAAAGTTGAAATTCATAGTTGATAATTCTTGTATTCAAAGTTTGCACGAATATACTTACACATATATTACACGCAGAACCAAGGTTGCACGATAAGTTGAGGAGGGGGTTACTCGTAAAGAAGACTGTCAACAGGGTGTATTTTCTAATATGTGGCTTATTGGCGCTTGAATCTGGTCGTTCGAAGTTTGTGACAATCATGTAACGCTATCATATTGTATAATAGTAGTCCAGTGTCGGGTTTTGTAGGGCTTAGTGGACTTGTGAAGTAAGATATGAGACTGCGAGTTTAATTTTTGGCACGATGAAAGTTTGATTATCGATATAAGAAATTGCGGAAGAGGAGGAGAAATCGATctgtatatattaggttgtccgaaaagtgtctttctttcgcaaacgtgttttttacaacactGCATCTTCacacaaacgtgaaaccaagtctgtgaaatgtcacggtgtttatctcaacagaacaaaatagatcgtacgtaattcggtaaaaaaatataaaataaaaaactattatttccttctattatttcctcataaaacgaaagaaacttttcggacaacctaacacCTATGTAATcatgaaaatttcaaataaatttttttctattaaaatattcgaaaattcAAATGTCTTTGATTTCTCTCGTCTGACTTCTCTTCTTAAAACTAAATACAGTTTACCTCACTCTGTCCTGGTCATTCTGGAAATTCCGAATAACGATATTAATAGCGCGATCTCCTAGTTAGACACTGATTACAAGCAGTTTATCCACTTCCAATCCGTCTTAGACGTTCAGAGACACGGATCGTATCTTCTAATTCATGGGAGCGTAATTTCGCAAGCAAGGCAACGAAGCAACGTCGACTGTCGGGGACATATTTGCCGACAACGAAATTGCAAACGAGCCTTAAAGCGGGCTAGACGGCACGGATCATCCGGACGGTTTAATTCGAAACTGCAATTCGGGCTTTGGTCCCGACGTTAAAGTGGATAACGCACGGTCGACGCCGGACGACCCCATCGAATTCTCGGGACACGTGCACGCGCGCGTGTACCACTCGCGTTTACACGCGACAACGCGCGTCCAGAACTGGAGCGGCACTCGCGCGTGTTTCGAGAGGAACACTTGAAATCGTGTTTGTACGAGCGATCTTTCTGTGTATTCGCGAATTCGATGATCAAATCGATCGACTCCTGTATCGATGAAATTTGGTGAAAATGCTTGTGACTATACGGGCTGAGAATTTTAACGCAGTAAACAACGGGTAGTTTTACAGAATGCGTGGGATGTGATGGATCAATCATTCGAGTATTACAAGCCTTTTTGCAAAAGATAAACATAGGAAATGTTATTTAGAAAATCTTATTACGAATCTTCGAACTCTTATAGCAATGTAATAGTTACATtaagaaataattcattttctaaAATTCATCTAAAAGTTAACAGATTTATAGAAAAAATTTGCCGGATAGATTCGTATTTAAAATTGGACTTTGTTCGGTCATACCGAACTAtttcatagaaaaatataaCATCCCTCTTTTACGTTTTCCcttatattttcttatattttaattCTAACGAGACTACGGTTTTATCAAAAGTATTCATTTTTCTGAGAGATGACATCGGACTTTTTCTAAAATCGTTACGATTTATCCTCGTTGCAATAAAAAATCTACAAATTCCCTATATCGTCCATCCTCTATATTACTCGTCTATATATCCAGATGATAAAATATTGCTTCAAAATTTCATAcgaagtatatgtatatttaagcCATTAAATAATCCGAATCTACGCGAGGTGAAATTATCGCGGGTAACGCGGAAGGGCACAGCGTTCCAtatagaaaaatagaagaacAAGAAGAGAAGTGAGTTAGCGTCGAAGAGCAGAAAGGACGGAACGAAGGAGAATAAAGCGAATTCGGGGACGATGTATAAATTTACCCTTGCACGGAAACGTTACACGCGCCGGGAAAACGAGGATGAACGGCAGCACCCTGCACGCGATCCGAACGAGTTTCGGATTAATCCTGCGCTGATGCTGCTTCCGATCTCACATCGAAATGCACTTGTGGATACGACCAAGTGGTTACAACGGATCAACGTGACCCAAGAGAAACCTGAAATCGGGCTGTTTGCGACACGGGAAATAAATCTACTGATGAATAAACCCGGGATCCCTGAATTCCGGACTATCGTTATACAATAATTTTGCTCTGCTATGGGAATGGAAATTTTGGTGCATACGTTTACAACAAATAACAGGCAATGTATTTCGAGTGCAGAGTCTTGTTCAGATTATTCGCTTGATCAGTTATGTCACTTTGATTAAATTGGATTCGAATAATTAAAGTTCAAGTGG from Bombus affinis isolate iyBomAffi1 chromosome 3, iyBomAffi1.2, whole genome shotgun sequence encodes:
- the LOC126914043 gene encoding polypeptide N-acetylgalactosaminyltransferase 2, with product MRRNVKIVLLLSCAWMFAFVYYYHTSRDTKNENRALRLKEPASLALSAANSGNYVDPDGTAIVMSSELLPAPTPDPRVTWNYFDEQGYVSRGGLRAGEDPYARNKFNQEASDGLPSNRDIPDTRGAMCRMKQWRRDLPPTSVIITFHNEARSTLLRTVVSVLNRSPEHLIKEIILVDDFSDHPEDGEELSRIHKVRVIRNEKREGLMRSRVRGADAATASVLTFLDSHCECNADWLEPLLERVAEDPTRVVCPVIDVISMDTFQYIGASADLRGGFDWSLVFKWEYLSQTERQARQKDPTQAIRTPMIAGGLFVINKAYFEKLGKYDTQMDVWGGENLEISFRVWQCGGSLEIIPCSRVGHVFRKRHPYSFPGGSGNVFARNTRRAAEVWMDDYKQFYYNAVPLARNIPYGNIQDRMELKRKLHCKPFSWYLKNVYPELVIPTSEGGPGGSLKQGTACLDSMGHLLDGNVGLYPCHDTGGNQEWGLTKDGLIKHHDLCLTLPVYAKGTTLLMQICDGSENQKWRHLEGGLIRHSRIPVCVDSRYHAQRGITAEKCDSSAETQRWHLYNHNH